From a region of the Mytilus galloprovincialis chromosome 3, xbMytGall1.hap1.1, whole genome shotgun sequence genome:
- the LOC143068239 gene encoding uncharacterized protein LOC143068239 produces MAEEYRHSLTDANADSDSAGETPTGDFLVKKMARTTKDASSKKKKRVSKTAELENKLNSMEDRFDKKMDMLFAVMNKSCATIGSSTVAQVSQSGGLATQREQSSDNVPSTGERRPVISLNANLDEDLGSPRIIRNIDFDNRSEISLHIDSREKADLLGLCSSEDEYSRGLSSPVYSQAGNKSRNVERFSQYLQTQPTISNNVESQSNQRLTSNIDNNNNKTVDKQSDNLNLLSKLFKEDIPSESSDNSGGLIIDEAQVRILERSWRTKNPEKLTAYKDEYRSCFPVNDKSKSFLQVPSLDDLLEPMIRTVHGTNSVKSWDKHKQLVTQPLKQIENLAYQGQVASRMGIISVLYMQQTLGTLLERVENENVSDETCQMVKDLFAISTKSLDQVGRTGAFNHMIRRKAAATESGLNNLKDIQAKVLYLPLSNEGVFGKGLEDKLEKRKEQREQLDDLLPEYKNNNKRKFESTQVRQDWQNKAPRYSSNNSSTHVNYNNANSADKRSGFSYNKSSVRSAPRKFQKDNKADDFGKKDKEKKAGGNWNSFRIPKKNSS; encoded by the coding sequence ATGGCTGAAGAATATAGACACTCACTGACTGACGCAAATGCTGATTCAGATAGTGCAGGTGAAACGCCAACAGGTGATTTTCTCGTGAAAAAGATGGCGAGGACAACAAAAGACGCTTCTTCAAAGAAAAAGAAACGTGTGTCAAAGACGGCTGAACTTGAGAATAAGTTAAACAGTATGGAAGACAGGTTTGATAAGAAAATGGATATGTTATTTGCTGTTATGAACAAGTCATGTGCTACTATAGGTAGTTCGACTGTTGCACAGGTTTCTCAATCTGGTGGTTTAGCCACGCAGAGAGAACAAAGTTCGGATAACGTCCCAAGTACAGGGGAGCGTAGACCGGTAATTTCTTTGAATGCAAATCTTGATGAGGACTTGGGAAGTCCTAGAATCAtcagaaatattgattttgacAATAGGTCAGAAATTTCTCTTCATATAGACAGTCGTGAAAAGGCTGATTTACTTGGTTTATGTTCATCAGAGGATGAATATTCTCGTGGCCTCAGTAGTCCTGTTTATTCTCAGGCTGGCAATAAATCTAGAAATGTTGAAAGATTTAGTCAATATCTACAAACTCAACCTACTATTAGTAACAATGTTGAAAGTCAGTCAAATCAGAGATTAACAAGTAACAttgataataataacaataaaactgTAGACAAGCAGTcagataatttaaatttattgtctAAACTTTTCAAGGAAGATATTCCTTCAGAATCTTCTGATAATTCTGGTGGCTTGATCATTGATGAGGCACAGGTTAGAATTCTAGAACGTTCCTGGAGAACTAAAAATCCAGAGAAACTTACAGCTTATAAAGATGAATACCGTAGTTGTTTTCCGGTTAATGATAAATCTAAAAGCTTTTTGCAAGTACCCAGTTTGGATGATTTATTAGAACCAATGATAAGAACTGTTCATGGTACAAATAGTGTTAAGTCATGGGACAAACATAAGCAGTTGGTTACTCAACCTTTAAAACAGATAGAGAATCTAGCCTATCAAGGGCAGGTGGCTTCACGTATGGGTATTATATCAGTGTTGTATATGCAACAAACATTAGGAACCTTATTAGAGAGggttgaaaatgaaaatgttagTGATGAAACTTGTCAAATGGTGAAGGACTTGTTTGCAATTTCGACAAAGTCTCTTGATCAGGTAGGACGCACAGGTGCGTTTAACCATATGATACGCAGGAAGGCTGCAGCTACTGAGTCTGGTTTAAATAACTTGAAAGATATACAGGCTAAAGTTTTGTATTTACCTCTTTCGAATGAGGGTGTATTTGGTAAAGGTTTGGAAGACAAACTTGAGAAACGTAAAGAACAACGTGAGCAACTAGACGATCTGTTACCagagtataaaaacaataataagagAAAGTTTGAATCTACTCAGGTGCGTCAAGATTGGCAAAATAAAGCTCCTAGATATAGTTCTAACAATAGTTCTACTCATGTTAATTATAACAATGCTAATTCAGCTGATAAACGTTCAGGTTTTAGTTATAATAAATCTTCTGTGAGATCTGCTCCTAGGAAGTTCCAGAAAGACAATAAAGCTGATGACTTTgggaaaaaagataaagaaaagaaagCAGGTGGCAACTGGAATTCTTTTCGGATCCCAAAGAAAAACAGTAGCTGA